The following proteins are co-located in the Triticum aestivum cultivar Chinese Spring chromosome 1A, IWGSC CS RefSeq v2.1, whole genome shotgun sequence genome:
- the LOC123044379 gene encoding ubiquitin-conjugating enzyme E2 4 isoform X2 gives MSSPSKRREMDLMKLMMSDYKVEMVNDGMQEFFVEFRGPTESIYQGGVWKVRVELPDAYPYKSPSIGFINKIYHPNVDEMSGSVCLDVINQTWSPMFDLVNVFEVFLPQLLLYPNPSDPLNGEAAALMMRDHPAYEQKVKEFCEKYAKPEDAGITPEDKSSDEEELSEDEDDSGDEDIVGKPDP, from the exons ATGTCCTCCCCAAGCAAGCGCCGCGAGATGGACCTCATGAAGCT GATGATGAGCGACTATAAGGTGGAGATGGTGAACGATGGGATGCAAGAATTCTTCGTGGAATTCCGAGGGCCTACTGAAA GTATTTATCAAGGTGGTGTCTGGAAGGTTAGAGTAGAACTGCCTGATGCATATCCTTACAAATCTCCGTCAATTGGTTTCATTAATAAGATTTATCACCCGAATGTGGATGAAAT GTCTGGTTCCGTATGTTTAGATGTTATTAACCAGACATGGAGCCCAATGTTTG ATCTAGTAAATGTGTTCGAAGTCTTCCTTCCACAACTTCTGTTGTACCCAAATCCGTCTGATCCATTAAATGGAGAGGCTGCTGCACTTATGATGCGAGATCACCCTGCTTATGAACAAAAAGTGAAAG AATTTTGTGAAAAATATGCGAAACCAGAGGATGCTGGCATAACCCCAGAAGACAAGTCCAGTGATGAAGAGGAGCTTAGCGAAGACGAAGATGACTCCGGTGATGAGGATATAGTGGGCAAACCAGATCCTTAG
- the LOC123044379 gene encoding ubiquitin-conjugating enzyme E2 5 isoform X1, whose protein sequence is MSSPSKRREMDLMKLMMSDYKVEMVNDGMQEFFVEFRGPTENELLACSFALEHLRDLVNLSTVYLFCCMGRAAIFLINCGCVLNLIGIYQGGVWKVRVELPDAYPYKSPSIGFINKIYHPNVDEMSGSVCLDVINQTWSPMFDLVNVFEVFLPQLLLYPNPSDPLNGEAAALMMRDHPAYEQKVKEFCEKYAKPEDAGITPEDKSSDEEELSEDEDDSGDEDIVGKPDP, encoded by the exons ATGTCCTCCCCAAGCAAGCGCCGCGAGATGGACCTCATGAAGCT GATGATGAGCGACTATAAGGTGGAGATGGTGAACGATGGGATGCAAGAATTCTTCGTGGAATTCCGAGGGCCTACTGAAA ATGAATTGCTCGCTTGTTCATTTGCCCTGGAGCATCTTCGCGATTTGGTGAATTTAAGTACAGTATATCTTTTCTGTTGTATGGGAAGAGCGGCTATATTTCTAATCAATTGTGGATGTGTTCTAAATTTGATAGGTATTTATCAAGGTGGTGTCTGGAAGGTTAGAGTAGAACTGCCTGATGCATATCCTTACAAATCTCCGTCAATTGGTTTCATTAATAAGATTTATCACCCGAATGTGGATGAAAT GTCTGGTTCCGTATGTTTAGATGTTATTAACCAGACATGGAGCCCAATGTTTG ATCTAGTAAATGTGTTCGAAGTCTTCCTTCCACAACTTCTGTTGTACCCAAATCCGTCTGATCCATTAAATGGAGAGGCTGCTGCACTTATGATGCGAGATCACCCTGCTTATGAACAAAAAGTGAAAG AATTTTGTGAAAAATATGCGAAACCAGAGGATGCTGGCATAACCCCAGAAGACAAGTCCAGTGATGAAGAGGAGCTTAGCGAAGACGAAGATGACTCCGGTGATGAGGATATAGTGGGCAAACCAGATCCTTAG